In a genomic window of Suricata suricatta isolate VVHF042 chromosome 12, meerkat_22Aug2017_6uvM2_HiC, whole genome shotgun sequence:
- the IL17RC gene encoding interleukin-17 receptor C isoform X6 has product MGTGKNLKVRKSFKEQLTQSLRSLGTAYPTARCVLLEVQVPAALVQPGQSVGSVVFDCFEAALGAEVRIWSYTQPRYQKELNLTQHLPDCKGLEVRDSIQSCWALPWLNVSADGDDVHLVLDVSEEQRFGLSLYWNQVQGPTKPWWHRNLTGPQTITLNHTDLFPCLCIQVWPLEPDSVRTSICPFREDPRAHRNLWHAARLQLLPQRGWRIDAPCSLPAEATLCWQALGGGPCQSLVPLLPRVNVTINKALELPLLNVHPNLCVQQVSSWEKLQLQKCLWVDSLGPLKDDMLLVETQGPHDNRSVCALEPSGCTPLLSMASTRAARLGDQLLQDLQSGQCLLLWDDDLRALWACPMDKYVHQRWALVWLACLLFAAVLFLLLLFKKDRVKVWLRLLKEDIRAGAAARSRAALLLYSAEDSGFERLVGALASALCQLPLRVAVDLWSRLELSTQGPLAWFHAQRRQTLQEGGVVVLLFSPGAVALCQEWLQDGARAPAPQGPHDAFAASLSCVLPDFLQGRAPGRYVGAYFDGLLHSEAVPALFRSVPVFSLPSQLPGFLGALHEPGDTRPGLLGERARQVSQALQPALDQLLQVPGDPRDSGDGTRDGT; this is encoded by the exons GGTTCTGTAGTATTTGACTGCTTTGAAGCTGCTCTGGGGGCTGAGGTGCGAATCTGGTCCTATACTCAACCCAGGTACCAAAAGGAACTCAACCTCACACAGCATTTGCCTG ACTGCAAGGGACTGGAAGTCCGTGACAGCATCCAGAGCTGCTGGG ccctgccctggctgAATGTGTCTGCCGACGGTGATGATGTGCACCTGGTGCTGGACGTCTCTGAGGAGCAGCGCTTTGGCCTCTCCCTGTACTGGAACCAGGTCCAGGGCCCTACAAAACCCTGGTGGCACAGAAACCTG ACTGGGCCACAAACCATTACCTTGAACCATACAGATCTATTTCCCTGCCTTTGTATTCAG GTGTGGCCGCTAGAGCCCGACTCTGTCAGGACAAGCATCTGCCCCTTTAGGGAAG ACCCCCGGGCACATCGGAACCTCTGGCATGCAGCCCGGCTGCAGCTGCTGCCCCAGAGGGGCTGGCGGATAGATGcaccctgctccctgcctgctGAGGCCACTCTGTGTTGGCAGGCACTAGGTGGAGGCCCCTGCCAGTCGCTGGTTCCGCTGCTGCCACGAGTAAATGTCACTATAAAT AAGGCACTTGAATTGCCATTGCTGAATGTCCACCCTAACCTGTGTGTCCAG CAGGTGAGCAGCTGGGAGAAGCTGCAGCTGCAAAAGTGCTTGTGGGTTG ACTCCCTTGGTCCCCTCAAGGATGATATGCTGTTGGTGGAGACACAAGGCCCCCATGACAACAGATCAGTCTGTGCCTTGGAACCCAGTGGCTGCACCCCACTACTTAGCATGGCTTCCACG AGGGCAGCTCGCCTTGGAGACCAGTTACTACAAGACCTGCAGTCAGGCCAGTGTCTGCTG CTGTGGGATGACGACCTCAGGGCACTGTGGGCTTGCCCCATGGACAAGT ACGTTCACCAGCGCTGGGCCCTGGTGTGGCTGGCCTGCCTACTCTTTGCCGctgtgcttttccttctcttacttTTCAAAAAGGACCGAGTAAAAG TGTGGCTGAGGCTCTTGAAGGAGGACATCCGTGCGGGGG CTGCCGCCAGGAGCCGCGCGGCTCTGCTCCTCTACTCCGCGGAGGACTCCGGCTTCGAACGCTTGGTGGGCGCCCTGGCGTCGGCGCTGTGCCAGCTGCCGCTGCGCGTGGCCGTGGACCTGTGGAGCCGTCTTGAACTGAGCACGCAGGGTCCCCTGGCTTGGTTCCACGCGCAGAGGCGCCAGACCCTTCAGGAGGGCGGCGTGGTGGTGCTGCTCTTCTCACCCGGGGCCGTGGCGCTGTGCCAAGAGTGGCTGCAGGACGGGGCTCGGGCTCCCGCCCCGCAGGGCCCGCACGATGCCTTCGCCGCCTCGCTCAGCTGTGTGCTGCCAGACTTCCTGCAGGGCCGGGCGCCCGGCCGCTACGTCGGGGCCTACTTCGACGGACTGCTCCACTCAGAGGCTGTGCCTGCCCTTTTCCGTAGCGTGCCGGTCTTCTCCCTACCCTCCCAGCTGCCCGGCTTCCTGGGGGCCCTGCACGAGCCCGGGGACACACGCCCCGGGCTGCTGGGGGAAAGGGCGAGGCAAGTGTCCCAGGCCCTGCAGCCCGCCCTGGATCAGCTGCTTCAGGTTCCCGGAGATCCCAGGGACTCTGGGGACGGGACACGGGATGGCACGTGA
- the IL17RC gene encoding interleukin-17 receptor C isoform X7: MPVPWFLLSLALGRSPMVLSLERLEGPQDTARCSPGSVVFDCFEAALGAEVRIWSYTQPRYQKELNLTQHLPDCKGLEVRDSIQSCWALPWLNVSADGDDVHLVLDVSEEQRFGLSLYWNQVQGPTKPWWHRNLTGPQTITLNHTDLFPCLCIQVWPLEPDSVRTSICPFREDPRAHRNLWHAARLQLLPQRGWRIDAPCSLPAEATLCWQALGGGPCQSLVPLLPRVNVTINKALELPLLNVHPNLCVQQVSSWEKLQLQKCLWVDSLGPLKDDMLLVETQGPHDNRSVCALEPSGCTPLLSMASTRAARLGDQLLQDLQSGQCLLLWDDDLRALWACPMDKYVHQRWALVWLACLLFAAVLFLLLLFKKDRVKVWLRLLKEDIRAGAAARSRAALLLYSAEDSGFERLVGALASALCQLPLRVAVDLWSRLELSTQGPLAWFHAQRRQTLQEGGVVVLLFSPGAVALCQEWLQDGARAPAPQGPHDAFAASLSCVLPDFLQGRAPGRYVGAYFDGLLHSEAVPALFRSVPVFSLPSQLPGFLGALHEPGDTRPGLLGERARQVSQALQPALDQLLQVPGDPRDSGDGTRDGT, translated from the exons GGTTCTGTAGTATTTGACTGCTTTGAAGCTGCTCTGGGGGCTGAGGTGCGAATCTGGTCCTATACTCAACCCAGGTACCAAAAGGAACTCAACCTCACACAGCATTTGCCTG ACTGCAAGGGACTGGAAGTCCGTGACAGCATCCAGAGCTGCTGGG ccctgccctggctgAATGTGTCTGCCGACGGTGATGATGTGCACCTGGTGCTGGACGTCTCTGAGGAGCAGCGCTTTGGCCTCTCCCTGTACTGGAACCAGGTCCAGGGCCCTACAAAACCCTGGTGGCACAGAAACCTG ACTGGGCCACAAACCATTACCTTGAACCATACAGATCTATTTCCCTGCCTTTGTATTCAG GTGTGGCCGCTAGAGCCCGACTCTGTCAGGACAAGCATCTGCCCCTTTAGGGAAG ACCCCCGGGCACATCGGAACCTCTGGCATGCAGCCCGGCTGCAGCTGCTGCCCCAGAGGGGCTGGCGGATAGATGcaccctgctccctgcctgctGAGGCCACTCTGTGTTGGCAGGCACTAGGTGGAGGCCCCTGCCAGTCGCTGGTTCCGCTGCTGCCACGAGTAAATGTCACTATAAAT AAGGCACTTGAATTGCCATTGCTGAATGTCCACCCTAACCTGTGTGTCCAG CAGGTGAGCAGCTGGGAGAAGCTGCAGCTGCAAAAGTGCTTGTGGGTTG ACTCCCTTGGTCCCCTCAAGGATGATATGCTGTTGGTGGAGACACAAGGCCCCCATGACAACAGATCAGTCTGTGCCTTGGAACCCAGTGGCTGCACCCCACTACTTAGCATGGCTTCCACG AGGGCAGCTCGCCTTGGAGACCAGTTACTACAAGACCTGCAGTCAGGCCAGTGTCTGCTG CTGTGGGATGACGACCTCAGGGCACTGTGGGCTTGCCCCATGGACAAGT ACGTTCACCAGCGCTGGGCCCTGGTGTGGCTGGCCTGCCTACTCTTTGCCGctgtgcttttccttctcttacttTTCAAAAAGGACCGAGTAAAAG TGTGGCTGAGGCTCTTGAAGGAGGACATCCGTGCGGGGG CTGCCGCCAGGAGCCGCGCGGCTCTGCTCCTCTACTCCGCGGAGGACTCCGGCTTCGAACGCTTGGTGGGCGCCCTGGCGTCGGCGCTGTGCCAGCTGCCGCTGCGCGTGGCCGTGGACCTGTGGAGCCGTCTTGAACTGAGCACGCAGGGTCCCCTGGCTTGGTTCCACGCGCAGAGGCGCCAGACCCTTCAGGAGGGCGGCGTGGTGGTGCTGCTCTTCTCACCCGGGGCCGTGGCGCTGTGCCAAGAGTGGCTGCAGGACGGGGCTCGGGCTCCCGCCCCGCAGGGCCCGCACGATGCCTTCGCCGCCTCGCTCAGCTGTGTGCTGCCAGACTTCCTGCAGGGCCGGGCGCCCGGCCGCTACGTCGGGGCCTACTTCGACGGACTGCTCCACTCAGAGGCTGTGCCTGCCCTTTTCCGTAGCGTGCCGGTCTTCTCCCTACCCTCCCAGCTGCCCGGCTTCCTGGGGGCCCTGCACGAGCCCGGGGACACACGCCCCGGGCTGCTGGGGGAAAGGGCGAGGCAAGTGTCCCAGGCCCTGCAGCCCGCCCTGGATCAGCTGCTTCAGGTTCCCGGAGATCCCAGGGACTCTGGGGACGGGACACGGGATGGCACGTGA
- the IL17RC gene encoding interleukin-17 receptor C isoform X8, with the protein MGTGKNLKVRKSFKEQLTQSLRSLGTGSVVFDCFEAALGAEVRIWSYTQPRYQKELNLTQHLPDCKGLEVRDSIQSCWALPWLNVSADGDDVHLVLDVSEEQRFGLSLYWNQVQGPTKPWWHRNLTGPQTITLNHTDLFPCLCIQVWPLEPDSVRTSICPFREDPRAHRNLWHAARLQLLPQRGWRIDAPCSLPAEATLCWQALGGGPCQSLVPLLPRVNVTINKALELPLLNVHPNLCVQQVSSWEKLQLQKCLWVDSLGPLKDDMLLVETQGPHDNRSVCALEPSGCTPLLSMASTRAARLGDQLLQDLQSGQCLLLWDDDLRALWACPMDKYVHQRWALVWLACLLFAAVLFLLLLFKKDRVKVWLRLLKEDIRAGAAARSRAALLLYSAEDSGFERLVGALASALCQLPLRVAVDLWSRLELSTQGPLAWFHAQRRQTLQEGGVVVLLFSPGAVALCQEWLQDGARAPAPQGPHDAFAASLSCVLPDFLQGRAPGRYVGAYFDGLLHSEAVPALFRSVPVFSLPSQLPGFLGALHEPGDTRPGLLGERARQVSQALQPALDQLLQVPGDPRDSGDGTRDGT; encoded by the exons GGTTCTGTAGTATTTGACTGCTTTGAAGCTGCTCTGGGGGCTGAGGTGCGAATCTGGTCCTATACTCAACCCAGGTACCAAAAGGAACTCAACCTCACACAGCATTTGCCTG ACTGCAAGGGACTGGAAGTCCGTGACAGCATCCAGAGCTGCTGGG ccctgccctggctgAATGTGTCTGCCGACGGTGATGATGTGCACCTGGTGCTGGACGTCTCTGAGGAGCAGCGCTTTGGCCTCTCCCTGTACTGGAACCAGGTCCAGGGCCCTACAAAACCCTGGTGGCACAGAAACCTG ACTGGGCCACAAACCATTACCTTGAACCATACAGATCTATTTCCCTGCCTTTGTATTCAG GTGTGGCCGCTAGAGCCCGACTCTGTCAGGACAAGCATCTGCCCCTTTAGGGAAG ACCCCCGGGCACATCGGAACCTCTGGCATGCAGCCCGGCTGCAGCTGCTGCCCCAGAGGGGCTGGCGGATAGATGcaccctgctccctgcctgctGAGGCCACTCTGTGTTGGCAGGCACTAGGTGGAGGCCCCTGCCAGTCGCTGGTTCCGCTGCTGCCACGAGTAAATGTCACTATAAAT AAGGCACTTGAATTGCCATTGCTGAATGTCCACCCTAACCTGTGTGTCCAG CAGGTGAGCAGCTGGGAGAAGCTGCAGCTGCAAAAGTGCTTGTGGGTTG ACTCCCTTGGTCCCCTCAAGGATGATATGCTGTTGGTGGAGACACAAGGCCCCCATGACAACAGATCAGTCTGTGCCTTGGAACCCAGTGGCTGCACCCCACTACTTAGCATGGCTTCCACG AGGGCAGCTCGCCTTGGAGACCAGTTACTACAAGACCTGCAGTCAGGCCAGTGTCTGCTG CTGTGGGATGACGACCTCAGGGCACTGTGGGCTTGCCCCATGGACAAGT ACGTTCACCAGCGCTGGGCCCTGGTGTGGCTGGCCTGCCTACTCTTTGCCGctgtgcttttccttctcttacttTTCAAAAAGGACCGAGTAAAAG TGTGGCTGAGGCTCTTGAAGGAGGACATCCGTGCGGGGG CTGCCGCCAGGAGCCGCGCGGCTCTGCTCCTCTACTCCGCGGAGGACTCCGGCTTCGAACGCTTGGTGGGCGCCCTGGCGTCGGCGCTGTGCCAGCTGCCGCTGCGCGTGGCCGTGGACCTGTGGAGCCGTCTTGAACTGAGCACGCAGGGTCCCCTGGCTTGGTTCCACGCGCAGAGGCGCCAGACCCTTCAGGAGGGCGGCGTGGTGGTGCTGCTCTTCTCACCCGGGGCCGTGGCGCTGTGCCAAGAGTGGCTGCAGGACGGGGCTCGGGCTCCCGCCCCGCAGGGCCCGCACGATGCCTTCGCCGCCTCGCTCAGCTGTGTGCTGCCAGACTTCCTGCAGGGCCGGGCGCCCGGCCGCTACGTCGGGGCCTACTTCGACGGACTGCTCCACTCAGAGGCTGTGCCTGCCCTTTTCCGTAGCGTGCCGGTCTTCTCCCTACCCTCCCAGCTGCCCGGCTTCCTGGGGGCCCTGCACGAGCCCGGGGACACACGCCCCGGGCTGCTGGGGGAAAGGGCGAGGCAAGTGTCCCAGGCCCTGCAGCCCGCCCTGGATCAGCTGCTTCAGGTTCCCGGAGATCCCAGGGACTCTGGGGACGGGACACGGGATGGCACGTGA
- the IL17RC gene encoding interleukin-17 receptor C isoform X5 codes for MGTGKNLKVRKSFKEQLTQSLRSLGTPFSRPKSCSPSRPTPPPAASSWRCKCLLPLCSLGSVVFDCFEAALGAEVRIWSYTQPRYQKELNLTQHLPDCKGLEVRDSIQSCWALPWLNVSADGDDVHLVLDVSEEQRFGLSLYWNQVQGPTKPWWHRNLTGPQTITLNHTDLFPCLCIQVWPLEPDSVRTSICPFREDPRAHRNLWHAARLQLLPQRGWRIDAPCSLPAEATLCWQALGGGPCQSLVPLLPRVNVTINKALELPLLNVHPNLCVQQVSSWEKLQLQKCLWVDSLGPLKDDMLLVETQGPHDNRSVCALEPSGCTPLLSMASTRAARLGDQLLQDLQSGQCLLLWDDDLRALWACPMDKYVHQRWALVWLACLLFAAVLFLLLLFKKDRVKVWLRLLKEDIRAGAAARSRAALLLYSAEDSGFERLVGALASALCQLPLRVAVDLWSRLELSTQGPLAWFHAQRRQTLQEGGVVVLLFSPGAVALCQEWLQDGARAPAPQGPHDAFAASLSCVLPDFLQGRAPGRYVGAYFDGLLHSEAVPALFRSVPVFSLPSQLPGFLGALHEPGDTRPGLLGERARQVSQALQPALDQLLQVPGDPRDSGDGTRDGT; via the exons GGTTCTGTAGTATTTGACTGCTTTGAAGCTGCTCTGGGGGCTGAGGTGCGAATCTGGTCCTATACTCAACCCAGGTACCAAAAGGAACTCAACCTCACACAGCATTTGCCTG ACTGCAAGGGACTGGAAGTCCGTGACAGCATCCAGAGCTGCTGGG ccctgccctggctgAATGTGTCTGCCGACGGTGATGATGTGCACCTGGTGCTGGACGTCTCTGAGGAGCAGCGCTTTGGCCTCTCCCTGTACTGGAACCAGGTCCAGGGCCCTACAAAACCCTGGTGGCACAGAAACCTG ACTGGGCCACAAACCATTACCTTGAACCATACAGATCTATTTCCCTGCCTTTGTATTCAG GTGTGGCCGCTAGAGCCCGACTCTGTCAGGACAAGCATCTGCCCCTTTAGGGAAG ACCCCCGGGCACATCGGAACCTCTGGCATGCAGCCCGGCTGCAGCTGCTGCCCCAGAGGGGCTGGCGGATAGATGcaccctgctccctgcctgctGAGGCCACTCTGTGTTGGCAGGCACTAGGTGGAGGCCCCTGCCAGTCGCTGGTTCCGCTGCTGCCACGAGTAAATGTCACTATAAAT AAGGCACTTGAATTGCCATTGCTGAATGTCCACCCTAACCTGTGTGTCCAG CAGGTGAGCAGCTGGGAGAAGCTGCAGCTGCAAAAGTGCTTGTGGGTTG ACTCCCTTGGTCCCCTCAAGGATGATATGCTGTTGGTGGAGACACAAGGCCCCCATGACAACAGATCAGTCTGTGCCTTGGAACCCAGTGGCTGCACCCCACTACTTAGCATGGCTTCCACG AGGGCAGCTCGCCTTGGAGACCAGTTACTACAAGACCTGCAGTCAGGCCAGTGTCTGCTG CTGTGGGATGACGACCTCAGGGCACTGTGGGCTTGCCCCATGGACAAGT ACGTTCACCAGCGCTGGGCCCTGGTGTGGCTGGCCTGCCTACTCTTTGCCGctgtgcttttccttctcttacttTTCAAAAAGGACCGAGTAAAAG TGTGGCTGAGGCTCTTGAAGGAGGACATCCGTGCGGGGG CTGCCGCCAGGAGCCGCGCGGCTCTGCTCCTCTACTCCGCGGAGGACTCCGGCTTCGAACGCTTGGTGGGCGCCCTGGCGTCGGCGCTGTGCCAGCTGCCGCTGCGCGTGGCCGTGGACCTGTGGAGCCGTCTTGAACTGAGCACGCAGGGTCCCCTGGCTTGGTTCCACGCGCAGAGGCGCCAGACCCTTCAGGAGGGCGGCGTGGTGGTGCTGCTCTTCTCACCCGGGGCCGTGGCGCTGTGCCAAGAGTGGCTGCAGGACGGGGCTCGGGCTCCCGCCCCGCAGGGCCCGCACGATGCCTTCGCCGCCTCGCTCAGCTGTGTGCTGCCAGACTTCCTGCAGGGCCGGGCGCCCGGCCGCTACGTCGGGGCCTACTTCGACGGACTGCTCCACTCAGAGGCTGTGCCTGCCCTTTTCCGTAGCGTGCCGGTCTTCTCCCTACCCTCCCAGCTGCCCGGCTTCCTGGGGGCCCTGCACGAGCCCGGGGACACACGCCCCGGGCTGCTGGGGGAAAGGGCGAGGCAAGTGTCCCAGGCCCTGCAGCCCGCCCTGGATCAGCTGCTTCAGGTTCCCGGAGATCCCAGGGACTCTGGGGACGGGACACGGGATGGCACGTGA